The genomic stretch TAACATGATATTCATCATTTCTTATTTTAATTCTGGTTGTAGTTGGGGGAAGGCATCAACTTCAAGATTTCACACTCGTGCATAAACTACAAATATCGCACAAATCACACCATCTGATGCTTACCTTGTTgctatacatcatactatctgaTTTTGCTGTTCTAGATCCTGAAGAAGCCCCACCACTGGAATACTGAGGTTGGCAGGTGCGAATCATCTTCACACTGATGTATTAAGCAAAAGTCTTAAAAAGCTGTTGATATTTTCTATTAAGCAGATCTTTTGGACATCTGTATATAGACTGTAAGAAAAATTCTACCTTCCAACAGTTGAGAAAATCTTCATGAGGTTTTGATGGCAGTGGTCCTCGGGCAAATTTTCAGCAATCACTATTCGAGACTAAAGGTGCAGAATGAGGAATATCAAAATGAAAAATAAACAacagaaaaacaacaaaatactGATAAAAATTTGATATGAACTATTAGGTGGAAATAAATGTTTCATCAAACGTTTTTTGTTCTAAACTAGACAGCTAGCAAAAAAAAAAGGACCTACTTGCAACTCTTTCAAGTCGGTTTCAGTCAAAGGAATTTTGCGTTTGACCTTCATGCCATCGTCACTAACTACCTACAAGgacaaaaatcaaataaataagtaAATACATTAAGTGATAAAATAAGTGAGAGAAAACGTGACAGAGAGCAATTATTGCTGAAACTTACATGGTGGAATCACATGATTCGCAGAAGAAAAATTATTAACATCGACAGTGGATTATTTTAGGTTAGAAAGGAGGGGTGAGAAGGTGAAGAGGAAAAACTCACAAGCTTTGTAGAGCTCCGCAAAACTTGAGCAAGCTGTGCATGACTATCTGCAAGAGCTTTAATCTTCTTGAACAATGCAACCACGGATATTGGTACTATAGCAAAGAAAAGAAGTCCAGGCAGACTTAGAACAATCATCAGAAACAAAAACTTAAAAATATCTCTAAAAACAAGAACCAACTCGAAGAGACTCAAAAGCACAAATGCTAAGGAAAACCCCACCACCACCTCATTTATTACACAAAGTAAAGGCTAAAGGACAACTTACCATATCCTTCGGGGTCCTTGAGCATATGCTTTATTAGATGATCAGTTGTTGCCAAATTTAAATCACTGAAGTAGAACTCCACCTACAGACAATGTGAGTATTCTGaattagaagaataaagaaatagcATAGCAGTTCCCTCCCTCATGAATCTTATACAATTTCACAAGCActtcgaaattttttgaaaattttgcagcACAATTTTAGATCTTCAAAACAGTTCTGTAGTTTAAGTCAGCTTGTTATATATTGAGAGCTAGTAATTTACCATTTGCATAGAAGAGAAAATTCTAAGGAAACATTATATACTGAGAGCTAGTAATTTACCATTTGCATAGAAGAGAAAATTCTAAGGAAACAAACGAATTATAAACAATGATAAACGAATTCCTTCTACTACTACGTCTCAATCCTAAACTAGTTGGTTAATTCTCCAGATACATTCTGCTCTTTAGGGCAGTttcatttcaatactcaataATTCATCTTTTAGAACAAATCTAGCGTTCTCTAAAACTAGAGATTAATCATCTAGGGTAATTAAAAAACAACTAATGTAAGGTGATACAGAAAATTTTATGCTTACTTGATTAATAATCTTTTGAACAGCTTCTTCAGTTAACCCTCCATTTTTACTAGCATGATCCAAATCAGCACCAACAACCATCTCTTGTGCAACTCCCTCCACAACACCACCATAAAACGGCGACAGATACTGAACCGGAAATTGAGGAGCATAAACAAAATGGTTCTGAACCGGATGGAAAGTAGCAGCAGGAGTAGAGTACACGTGCACCAGTGTTTTACCCGCCTGATTCAAGTCGGTCAGCGACGTCGACGGAGAAATCGACAGAGACGATGAAGTTCGTGGAACGAATGCCGGAGCAAGCGCATTGAGTGAAGAATTCCTGGAAAGAGCAGGCGGTGTATCGGACGGTGAAGAAGAGGCGGTTTGATCGAAAGGACGGTTGAGATAGAGAGATGAGGATGAAGACGTAGCCGCCGatgaattgaagaaatcagggagGGAATCAACGACAGTTGCCGATTCCTCTAGAGCCATAACTATGAATAAAGTGATgtcaaattttattttattttatagtttTTAGATTAAAATCTAGGGTTTAAGGAGGGAATTATGTTTGAGTTTCTGTAATTttcttagagcccgtttggattgatTTAAAAAAAGTGGCTTCTAAGCACAAAGGCTTAAAAGCAGCTTTTAAGTGTTGGAGcttattttataaataaacagttacctgtttggataaaagtgctgaaacttaaaaaaaattgttgaagTGTTTGGTAAACAAGTGATGGTAAGCACTTTTTTCTattaaaaagacaaaaatatcctTAAAGCTGTTAATATTATAAAGGAGCTGAttactataatatatttaattataaattaatgcaaataaaaaataatttatattttaatttaattttaatttatgtgattACTTTAGATAATTTTTATAAAGTATAAGAAAGATACTATATAGTCAAGTAGAATTGGTGGAAAGTAATGCAAGTGGATGACAAAATGATACTCGAGGAAAGTGCAGAAAATAAAATATGAAGTAGAGAGGAAGATGAAAGAAGAGGAACGGGTCTTGAGACGTGAAGAAAACAGGAGAAGAAAATGTTTTGGGTTTCTTTGATTCAGGGTAAGTTTGATATTATAAAAACTTAAAATGGACAAAAGGGTAATTTTATTGGTCAAACCAAAATGACTTTTAAGCTAAAATTGGAAAAGTTGGGATCAACCAACTTGTTGCTttttgttatgataaatatcacattatggtggatgtctactcttcttccctGATCttgatctcaaatgcttaatgatatattcaatgacatattttatatgttcaatgacatattccatgacatattttcttcaccttttatgcctatataaaggccttgtaatagatagtaaaatacacacaattgaagaagaaaatctcttccttttctctatttttatttcttgttcatgttttactaaattacttttatttcataacacgttatcagcacgagtctctaaccaattgtatatacatCTTCAAAATAtttcctacatccggaaagattgCAATTAGAAGTCATACATATCATCTCATGGTTagatgtaaagagaaactacatatggtaagtaatggaACGTAAGAAGGTATAATTATGTTATACTTGTCATCCTTTAAtatctcatatgcacacaacttcgtaccATACATGTATtacataagcacatattaatattacatcattcatatcacatgaatggaataaaattttcgaagttctatatgtgaaaattatagtagcaattaattgttgatatgaggcatgtcatggtaaccaaggatatgttATATAAGTTGTCTTATGCATATTTGTGTGTTAACTATCTTAAATCTGTCCTACcgcttttaacattttcttttacttggatgaatattttttccttttggatttttgcATTTGCATATAgtaaaaaaaaggaagaataaaaaaaattgtcATACTGATTAGAAgaataaatcatcttgaagaaaacaagaagtacttcacatctttatctaggttgattaattacttctttgaaatttggaaaacaaATCAGCTActgagaaagtatacttcataatttatggttgtatcatttgaaagcaaacagtGATTAGTATGACTATTAGAAGAGGTATTTTCGAGTATCCATGATCTGcttgatgcttgctactgacttactattttcaagtattttatttgaatgatgcacaagctacaactggtaagttgttacctataatgtcacttctcaggtaatataaatgctgaatttatgtattagtactatatatgtgttgttacctatatgatatacttttgataaatttattcactaattgcttggttgaattgagtgaaggaaagtcatggcgttaaatcaaatccaataggtagggtataccccgaaaacaacaatatttttaaGAGAGagtcaataaatattatgacaataaTTTTATAATCcatttaaactctaatagaatttagaagaaatattctgactacaaaaggttgtatttcatatagatgctataaataattaataaagttttacgatgatttgagatttgtacacttatttaagaaagcaaatttaatttgctaagttgcaaattagttgtgtataactttcttggcatgtgTTTGAAATTAAGGtttgagaatgaatctcaatattgtttagcctattatgccactgattgagggtaagacatcgggatgctccataatgataagaatTGGGTTCTAGTCCtaatttattatggcctaacatgtctttatattggtaagacattgggtttgagtcccactATACCATATtaatgatataatgatgactaaagaaaaataatatatttttcattaaaGGCATGAagattgtcccacttgatttgctccattcttgaagtgaatgtggtagcagtgcataataagtttaaatgaaGACAAATGGTTGAACAACGAACGTGGGCATTCCAaagatcaaaataataataaccatcactatgattataaaaggagaacgataagggttctcaaaatagtccttcaaaatgtgaaggcaatgtttaccatcaaattggtgtgaaaataataaagcacgttCCTGATTTTGATCCATTCCTTGAaaagaatgtgacttgtgataagcattgagaatgcaaactcgttcctaaagttgaatgtgacaatatgtgataaaagcaatgaatacagacatgcaattcatgattatatgaataccacacaactcacctctaagagaggtttgagtgaaataaagagaataaatattattgtatggttacatgaatatgtcattggtcgcgtacatgtgatacgccaaatattattttgtcatgccttataaaagttattaaaggcaaaattaaagaaagaaatgattttgcttatgataattctgaccatgacaatttattatgatataagttTCTCTGTGAAGGAGATATTTACCATATGAAtagtatgataaaagatcttgtagtacaaaagttgttaagagctccggaaaaactaatttgttactatccGGATGGATAAAATTATTTATGACATTGATATtataaagtctcaaaagaaactttttgaatttcaaatgtataagtcaaagtgattgacatattgagactataaatgaaaggaagattgaatatcttcatatttctataatcataccaggtaaatatgaaagattaCCCGGTTTtttttctatttgtactacacaaatataagtatgatgctggaatcatataccacaagtaaactagaggtttactaaaataaatactagttggcatgaccggttgaccaccccggttcaattatgatgcgaaaaattaattaagaattatattgacatatattgaagaatagaagattcttcaagaattctcttgtgctgcttattctcataaTATACCAGTTAAGGCtgggattgaatcccttgatttctggaacgaataaaaggtgataaatatatgggcccaatcacctgccatgtggaccgtttactaatatatgatttttaatagatgcatctattctatggttacatgtgcatttgttatcaacttgcagtttggcttttgcaagattgcttgctcaaattattagagcacagttccagaatataaattatgatgatttatcttgataatactggtttaaatccaagttgatttagcagaaattgtatgcctccaattatagctaaatcattggttatgagaacaaaactctaAAAAAACGAATtttggtatgagatgtattatttaatatacagtaGCACTTGTAcacatctagccaagttatgaaaatttctccctatcacaatcggttcaggttcaggaaccaaataatttctatatagaaatatggatgtgcttATGCCACCATAATGCAAAGAGATGggttcccaaagaaggttgggaaatgtgttggtgatcccaacattagggggagaaaatgggcagctgagaaagtgatacatgaaatgaattattatgaatacatataaatCCTCATACgagaaaatatgaacttgaagttcaagtgataattcatttacaaattattgccagacgcatttgctgacccaaagctaaatgtcatatttcaactgctaatgctccaaatagaataaagtccatgagggacagagtctatggcacacatgaagcgtaacagaccaatcggttccaaagataaaactccttgaagaaggagagagGCAAATGTTCaagatggtcataataaggaggcaagtgctctagaagagcaccacgacataacacttcgtaagacctcatgtgagaggctcaggtacctgaaaataatgagataaagagatctcactaagttatgtctttattaggtaataatggaaccgacgTAGAGTGATCATCGGTGATATTGTTaacataatgtagcgctcaatattattaatattgacgaggatcttgagctcaaatctgtcatgaaatttggaccgataaatgattggccaaatgaaaaatacgcaatgaaaattgacttcacttgaaaaatgtgaagttgggcgGATAGTCCTAACACCTAAAAGTATAAAGCCAatggaggtataaatgtgttcttgtgcaaaaagttcaagtcgatagacataaagacgacttgtgacacaagaaaattagtaaatatcctcacattgattatatggagacatgtgtCTCTTATGGTGGATATAATcatttcaggttttaatctggcaatacataaaaacttgatatgcatataATGGAAATCATTGAAGGATTAAAATTGTTCTGAAGTATATTAatgtttccaagaaatttattaaataaagcttcaaaaattcttatacggattgaaacaatcagggcgcatgtggtataaacGCCTGTGTGAGTACCTATTAAataagggtacaagaatgatttaatttgtccttgtatctttataaaaagatctggatttgaatttgttataatctctgtatatgttgatgattcaaatatcattacaaCTCCTAGAtagcttcctaaagcagtagactgtttaaagaaagaatttgaaataaaagatcttggaaagactttttgtcttggtctacaaattgagtatatgaaagataaAATTTTTATTAATCAATCAACATgcactaaaaagattttaaagagcttttatgtggataaagcacatccattaagtaccctGATGGTTGTAagattactcgatataaataaagatccacttcgacctcatgaaaataatgaagagcttcttggtcttaatgcaattggtgcgctaatatatcttgctaacactacaaggcctgtcataactttttcagttaatgtcttagcaagatatagctccgctcaaggaaacattggaatgaaatcaagcacatattgcgttatctaagggggattaccgatgtgggcttattttatggcaatggttgcaataccgatcttgttggttatgccgatgtgGGGTATTTATCTAGcacacacacaaggcttgatctcaaacatgctatgtgtttacatgtggagacactgtcatatcttggcgattgactaagcaatcaatcatgactacttcttctaatcatgctgagataattgctattcatgaaacaagtcgagaatgtatttggttgaggtctataacattttaccaaagttatttttcacacatgatcttcaaaagaatggtgatatcaatgtgcaacagattcgttcaagtgataatatggttgatttgttcaccaaatctctaccgacgtcaaccttcaagaaactagtgtacaagattgggatgtgaatgatcaaggatgtgaattgatgctctcatcagggggagttaatacgcgttgtactctttttcccttacaaggttttgtcccactgagtttttccttgcaaggtttttaacgaggcaaccaaaaggctatttctaaacatgtgtactctttttccttcactaggattttttcccatagAGTTTTTTCCTAGTaaagttttaacgaggcacattatctatggacatccaagggggagtgttatgataaatatcacattatggtggatgtctactcttcttccctGATCttgatctcaaatgcttaatgatatattcaatgacatattttatatgttcaatgacatattccataaCATATTTTCTTTACCTTTTATGTCTATATAAAGACCTTGTAATAAATAgtaaaatacacacaattgaagaagaaaatctcttccttctctctatttttatttcttgttcatgttttactaaattacttttatttcataacacttTTGACTTTttttaagcatttttttttgTCAAACACTCCGTATCATAAAAAGTGGCCCATCCAACCACCCTCTTATTCTTGTGCTTCTAATTTTCCATCTAATTAGAGGATTTCTCGGGTTGAGGGTCGTTCCCTGCTTTACCTATTTATACTCTATTTTTGCTAGTCTTCACTCCTGAAGAAAATAGTAGCGGTGCTTGAGTAGTATACTACTAATCCTTTTTGTTGGGATTGATGGGACCCAATCATTGACTCTCTTCCTCTTTCTTCCCTCTTTTTCCACCCCTCTTCATCGACGGgctctttttttaattttgtctcccttcctctcttttctttttatttttttttaaacatgGTTTCAAGGTTAATTTGTGAGTTTCTCAAATATTTATTTGaatatttaaatattaaaatCAATTTGCATGTATCATGATTATTTTATCAGTTAATTTtttgtttcaatttatataaatcTATTTTTTTAATTCCTTTCGGAAAGAATGAAtgcttttcaaatataaaaataattttacttaaacttcTAATTATATTTtcaatgagaagcttttataacttTGGCATGTTTAATACTACTAGTATTTGGGTACGCGTGTTGCGCGTGTATCCTACCTCAATaagtatataattttaaaaatgcacataaatattatattaaatttTGCGTTtcaattataaaataaaagttaatTAAAGGAAAGTGTGAGTTCCTGAAGATGATAGTTGTTGATCTTATTTAGCTAATTCTATAAAAGAAGAAATGTGATAATAGAAGTGTAGAtaataaatttgcgtcgagaaaataaaatcaaaaccgaaaatatcgcaacaatagtagtattttatttcaaatatttgagtgttacaa from Nicotiana sylvestris chromosome 12, ASM39365v2, whole genome shotgun sequence encodes the following:
- the LOC104244821 gene encoding la-related protein 6B-like — protein: MALEESATVVDSLPDFFNSSAATSSSSSLYLNRPFDQTASSSPSDTPPALSRNSSLNALAPAFVPRTSSSLSISPSTSLTDLNQAGKTLVHVYSTPAATFHPVQNHFVYAPQFPVQYLSPFYGGVVEGVAQEMVVGADLDHASKNGGLTEEAVQKIINQVEFYFSDLNLATTDHLIKHMLKDPEGYVPISVVALFKKIKALADSHAQLAQVLRSSTKLVVSDDGMKVKRKIPLTETDLKELQSRIVIAENLPEDHCHQNLMKIFSTVGSVKMIRTCQPQYSSGGASSGSRTAKSDSMMYSNKLHAFVEYESIKLAETAVAELNDEDNWRNGLKVRLLLRHTEKCGQARGKKTGHESEHNFKEDDGFALEVNEKLNEESSHHLDARSNELAEEHDSDGMRKRCGRARGKGQGQGQGRGHGRPQFHQNNCGGSVKSAPSNINRVGLGQPVFDQSAAAKQSSVPRMSDGTKGFSMGRGKPMAIKTT